A window of the Phycisphaerae bacterium genome harbors these coding sequences:
- a CDS encoding class I SAM-dependent methyltransferase produces the protein MSVLTQTDPKRVQEAEYEFPYHYLTLLSRISWTFRLYNYYRTEIVALIRSLHPRHALEIGCGDGRLCYELTHAGVPVTGMDISPRAIAFARAFVPGASFTVGDITQEVPRGDFDLAIMMEVLEHIEPVQLSRVIAHVHASLAADGCLVVTVPSATLPVSAKHFQHFTAETLAATLQPWFRIERLLGMLKQGLRYRLCMCLQAGDYALGGLRRNGNRLVRPYYRLLDTLIAQIGYCDPDHATQLVAVCRKLRPDRG, from the coding sequence ATGTCGGTCCTTACGCAGACCGATCCCAAGCGCGTTCAAGAGGCTGAGTACGAGTTTCCGTATCACTACCTCACGCTTTTGTCGCGGATTTCCTGGACCTTCCGGCTATACAACTACTACCGTACAGAGATTGTCGCGTTGATCCGGTCGCTTCATCCCCGGCACGCGCTGGAGATTGGCTGCGGCGATGGCCGCCTCTGCTACGAGTTGACGCACGCCGGTGTGCCCGTGACCGGCATGGATATCTCACCACGGGCCATCGCTTTTGCGCGTGCCTTCGTACCGGGGGCCTCCTTCACCGTTGGCGATATCACTCAAGAGGTACCCCGCGGCGACTTCGATCTGGCCATCATGATGGAGGTGTTGGAGCACATCGAGCCGGTGCAACTGAGCAGGGTGATTGCCCACGTGCACGCGAGCCTCGCCGCTGACGGATGCCTGGTTGTAACCGTTCCATCCGCCACGCTGCCCGTGTCCGCGAAGCACTTCCAGCACTTCACGGCCGAAACGCTGGCGGCAACGCTGCAACCCTGGTTTCGAATCGAACGGCTGTTAGGCATGCTGAAACAGGGACTGCGCTACCGCCTGTGCATGTGCCTGCAGGCCGGGGACTACGCGCTCGGCGGTTTGCGGCGCAACGGGAACCGGCTCGTGCGTCCGTATTACCGGTTGCTGGATACGCTTATCGCCCAGATCGGCTACTGCGATCCGGACCATGCCACGCAGTTGGTGGCCGTCTGTCGCAAGCTGCGCCCCGACCGCGGCTGA
- the rho gene encoding transcription termination factor Rho translates to MPSDERKATERAPDAKPQRAGNGDAAAETNVVEGVLELDNQGAGFIRSPKRHLAVHVDDPYVSSDAVRKFALRGGELLRGPAGRVDNKGNRRFKLLRIDAIDGQPAKDWMPPPPLADTTAIDPHEVLRFDTPGGPLTMRVVDLFTPIGRGQRGLIVAPPRTGKTILLQQMAHGIATNHPDVYMIVLLVDERPEEVTEMRRNVRGEVIASSNDQDVNSHIRVARLVIERARRLVEMGRHIVILLDSITRLARAFNAFVGSSGRTMTGGLDIRALQEPKQIFGSARAVEGGGSLTIIASALVDTGSRADDFIFQEFKGTGNMELVLNRDLANLRIWPAMDLRQSGTRKEEKLLPRETLEKVYLLRRQLDDLPIPKQMTTLLERMQRFDSMAAFLASLRS, encoded by the coding sequence ATGCCAAGTGACGAACGCAAAGCGACGGAGCGCGCGCCCGATGCAAAGCCGCAGCGGGCCGGGAACGGCGATGCCGCCGCCGAAACCAACGTGGTCGAGGGCGTCCTCGAGCTCGACAATCAGGGCGCCGGCTTCATCCGTTCTCCCAAGCGCCACCTCGCCGTCCACGTCGATGACCCCTACGTGTCATCCGACGCCGTACGCAAATTCGCGCTGCGCGGCGGCGAACTCCTCCGCGGGCCGGCGGGCCGCGTTGACAACAAGGGCAACCGGCGCTTCAAGCTGCTGCGCATCGACGCCATCGACGGCCAGCCGGCCAAGGACTGGATGCCGCCGCCGCCGCTGGCGGACACCACGGCCATCGATCCGCACGAGGTGCTGCGGTTCGACACCCCGGGCGGACCGTTGACCATGCGGGTCGTCGACCTGTTCACGCCCATCGGCCGCGGGCAGCGTGGCCTGATCGTGGCGCCGCCGCGCACCGGCAAGACCATCTTGCTCCAGCAGATGGCGCACGGCATCGCGACCAATCACCCCGACGTGTACATGATCGTGCTGCTGGTCGATGAGCGCCCCGAGGAGGTGACCGAGATGCGGCGCAACGTGCGCGGCGAAGTCATCGCCTCCAGCAACGACCAGGACGTGAACTCCCACATCCGCGTCGCCCGGCTGGTGATCGAGCGTGCCCGGCGACTCGTCGAGATGGGCCGGCACATCGTCATCCTGCTCGACTCCATCACGCGCCTGGCGCGCGCGTTCAACGCGTTCGTCGGCAGCAGCGGCCGCACGATGACCGGCGGCCTCGACATCCGCGCCCTGCAGGAGCCCAAGCAGATCTTCGGCTCGGCCCGCGCCGTCGAGGGCGGCGGTTCCCTCACGATCATCGCCTCGGCCCTCGTGGACACGGGCAGCCGGGCCGACGATTTCATCTTTCAGGAGTTCAAGGGCACCGGGAACATGGAGCTGGTCCTCAACCGCGATCTCGCGAATCTGCGCATCTGGCCGGCGATGGACCTGCGCCAGTCCGGCACGCGCAAGGAGGAAAAACTGCTCCCGCGCGAGACCCTGGAGAAGGTCTACCTGCTTCGCCGCCAGCTCGACGACCTGCCCATTCCGAAGCAGATGACCACGCTGCTCGAGCGCATGCAGCGCTTCGATTCCATGGCGGCGTTCCTGGCCAGCCTGCGCTCCTGA
- the rsgA gene encoding ribosome small subunit-dependent GTPase A: MAKKRPGRKMRVDFRQNRQVRGRTDDWTRSWRAGEQQVEETQRRESVRAKGELSRKRTILVDAQDMPTVDEALWRRGTVTKVHGLIAYVNDEQGRNWECTVRRVLRTLLIAHRAPVSVGDRVWFSDQSQVTDGRAAGVIERVAPRSSELSRRDARRRQHTIVANADQLLAVVSVAQPRLRPHLVDRYIVAAMKGALRPILCFNKIDLLERDEQTDDDDAPQNGASVQDVIAEFRALGYCCLCTSAVTGAGVEDLRAALTGHMTVLSGQSGVGKSSLINKLQPGLDLATRDVSDENEKGRHTTSLAELLPLKCGGFVVDTPGIRAFDLWSVAPGELEACFIEFVPHVSHCRFSDCAHRTEDGCAVRAAVERGEISQRRYYSYLKMLEEV; encoded by the coding sequence ATGGCGAAGAAGCGTCCAGGACGCAAGATGCGCGTCGACTTCCGGCAGAACCGGCAGGTCCGGGGTCGCACCGACGACTGGACGCGGAGCTGGCGCGCCGGCGAGCAGCAGGTCGAGGAGACGCAGCGCCGCGAGTCGGTCCGCGCCAAGGGCGAGCTCTCGCGCAAGCGGACCATCCTGGTCGACGCCCAGGACATGCCGACCGTGGACGAGGCGCTCTGGCGGCGGGGGACCGTGACCAAGGTGCACGGGCTGATCGCTTATGTGAACGATGAGCAGGGCCGCAACTGGGAATGCACGGTGCGTCGGGTGCTGCGCACGCTGCTCATCGCGCACCGCGCGCCGGTGTCGGTCGGCGACCGCGTCTGGTTTTCCGACCAGTCGCAGGTCACGGATGGCCGGGCAGCCGGCGTCATCGAGCGCGTCGCACCCCGCAGCTCAGAGCTCTCGCGGCGCGACGCCCGGCGGCGGCAGCATACGATCGTCGCCAACGCGGACCAGTTGCTGGCCGTGGTGAGCGTCGCGCAGCCGCGGCTCCGGCCGCACCTGGTGGACCGCTACATCGTGGCGGCGATGAAAGGCGCGCTCCGCCCGATTCTGTGCTTCAACAAGATCGACCTGCTGGAGCGCGACGAGCAGACCGACGACGACGACGCGCCGCAGAACGGTGCCTCGGTCCAGGACGTGATCGCCGAGTTCCGCGCGCTGGGCTACTGCTGCCTGTGTACGAGTGCCGTCACGGGTGCGGGCGTCGAGGACCTGCGCGCGGCGCTCACGGGCCACATGACAGTGCTCTCCGGCCAGAGCGGCGTGGGCAAGAGCTCGCTGATCAACAAGCTGCAGCCCGGGCTGGACCTGGCGACACGCGATGTGAGCGACGAGAACGAGAAGGGCCGGCATACGACTTCGCTGGCGGAGCTGCTGCCGCTGAAGTGCGGGGGCTTCGTCGTGGATACGCCGGGAATCCGGGCCTTCGACTTGTGGTCCGTGGCGCCGGGCGAGCTCGAGGCGTGCTTCATCGAATTCGTACCGCACGTGTCGCACTGCCGCTTCAGCGATTGTGCGCACCGCACGGAGGATGGCTGCGCGGTGCGGGCCGCCGTCGAGCGCGGCGAGATCAGCCAGCGGCGCTACTACAGCTATCTCAAGATGCTCGAAGAGGTCTAG
- a CDS encoding metallophosphoesterase family protein, translating into MILGVLSDTHGQQERTAIAVRLLRRVGAEAFVHCGDVGGDGVLAELAGLRLWIVCGNTDCPDPALEDYASALGLTMSQAGPLRIELDGRSLAVFHGHEAEFRRLMNTLLETGAPPADFGNCDYVLHGHTHLLALARVGTVRVLNPGALHRAMTHTVATLDLRTDAVEFWEVRDEHPDGEPIPYRTRRR; encoded by the coding sequence GTGATCCTCGGCGTCCTCTCCGATACCCACGGTCAGCAGGAGCGCACGGCCATCGCTGTGCGCCTGCTGCGCCGCGTGGGCGCCGAGGCGTTTGTCCATTGCGGCGACGTGGGCGGTGACGGCGTGCTGGCCGAACTGGCCGGCCTGCGCCTGTGGATTGTCTGCGGCAACACCGATTGCCCCGACCCGGCGCTGGAGGATTACGCCAGCGCCCTGGGGCTTACCATGTCGCAGGCGGGCCCGCTGCGCATCGAGCTCGACGGGCGGTCGTTGGCCGTGTTTCATGGCCACGAGGCCGAGTTCCGGCGCCTGATGAACACGCTGCTCGAGACCGGGGCCCCGCCGGCGGATTTCGGCAATTGCGACTATGTTCTGCACGGGCACACGCACCTCCTCGCCCTCGCGCGCGTTGGAACGGTGCGCGTGCTGAACCCGGGGGCCCTCCACCGCGCGATGACGCACACCGTTGCCACGCTCGACCTGCGCACCGACGCCGTCGAGTTCTGGGAAGTCCGCGACGAACACCCGGACGGCGAGCCGATTCCGTACCGGACGCGCCGGCGCTGA
- a CDS encoding ATP-binding cassette domain-containing protein, whose translation MKYLRPHRRPLVIGLLAAVGVSIFYTFSVSSIVPVLKIIFAEHETLVDWLHRSEAERRLGAVLAGDLPDDARGLTLVDVRPNSPLARVLHAGDRIVAVAGAPATSYEVMRQIALLPGTALAGVHIVGSNDATRELTLNLKPHGWWWSTAQRAAAWLPVGRTAADRFNMLVAIMGAVVVISLLGGVCRFVNEGLVATAVQRTMHDVRTALADHTLRLPVQWHSMQPAGDTLSRFATDIGKVEVGLSTLFGKVTREPLKALGVLTLTVLIDWRMLVIAMLGLPIGAVAIRTFGRLVKRAQRRASESWGRLLDHLGERLSGIRVVKAYNMQDAESRRFADEGRVLTHAQTHIELVDAASNPVLEMLASLAIAAFILYGGSRVFHHELEPQMLFGAVICLGGIFDPLRKMGNVMNRLQAAEASAQRLFEVLDTTTEEANGATGRRPLPPFQGEIEFRGVSFAYPSNPGRLVLNDVNLRVRKGQVVALVGANGSGKTTLMALLLRFFEPTRGQLLIDGQDIAGVTLRSLREQIGLVTQEAVVFSDTVRANIAYGANGVADADIRRAARLARAEDFVDCLRVEHSGRTTTGYDAQISGRTLSGGQRQRIVLARAILRDPPILILDEATSQVDSESERKIQEALEDVMQNRTTFIIAHRFSTIARADMTVVLDAGRVVGVGRHEELVKTCPFYVTLVRTQFAQGV comes from the coding sequence ATGAAGTACTTACGCCCGCACCGGCGGCCACTGGTTATCGGACTGTTGGCAGCCGTCGGCGTCAGCATCTTCTATACGTTCAGCGTGTCGAGCATCGTGCCGGTTTTGAAGATTATTTTCGCCGAACACGAGACGCTCGTCGACTGGCTGCACCGGTCGGAGGCGGAGCGGCGGCTGGGGGCCGTGCTGGCCGGGGACCTGCCGGACGACGCCCGTGGGCTGACGCTGGTCGATGTACGGCCGAATTCGCCGCTGGCGCGGGTGTTGCACGCCGGTGACCGGATCGTGGCGGTCGCGGGCGCGCCGGCGACGTCGTACGAGGTCATGCGACAGATCGCGCTGCTGCCGGGGACCGCGCTGGCGGGCGTCCACATTGTCGGGAGCAATGATGCCACCCGGGAGTTGACGCTAAACCTGAAGCCGCACGGCTGGTGGTGGAGCACGGCCCAGCGGGCGGCGGCGTGGCTGCCGGTCGGACGCACGGCGGCTGACCGCTTCAACATGCTGGTGGCGATCATGGGGGCGGTGGTCGTCATTTCGCTGCTGGGCGGCGTGTGCCGGTTTGTGAATGAGGGGCTGGTCGCGACGGCGGTGCAACGGACGATGCACGACGTGCGCACCGCGCTGGCCGACCACACGCTGCGCTTGCCGGTGCAGTGGCACAGCATGCAGCCGGCGGGCGACACGCTCAGCCGGTTCGCGACGGACATCGGCAAGGTGGAGGTCGGGCTGTCGACGCTATTCGGCAAGGTGACGCGCGAGCCGCTGAAGGCGTTGGGCGTGTTGACGCTGACCGTGCTGATCGACTGGCGGATGCTGGTCATCGCGATGCTGGGTTTGCCGATCGGGGCGGTGGCGATCCGCACCTTCGGGCGGCTGGTGAAGCGGGCGCAGCGGCGGGCGTCGGAATCGTGGGGGCGGCTGCTGGACCATCTCGGCGAGCGGCTCAGCGGCATTCGCGTAGTGAAGGCGTACAACATGCAGGACGCCGAGAGCCGGCGCTTTGCCGACGAGGGACGCGTCCTGACGCATGCCCAGACGCACATCGAGCTTGTGGACGCGGCAAGCAACCCGGTGCTGGAGATGCTCGCGTCGCTGGCCATCGCCGCATTCATCCTGTACGGCGGGAGCCGCGTGTTTCACCACGAGCTGGAGCCGCAGATGCTTTTCGGGGCGGTAATCTGCCTCGGCGGCATCTTCGACCCGCTGCGCAAGATGGGCAATGTCATGAACCGGCTGCAGGCGGCGGAGGCGTCGGCGCAGCGGCTGTTCGAGGTGCTGGATACCACGACCGAGGAGGCGAACGGGGCGACCGGCAGGCGTCCGCTGCCGCCGTTCCAGGGGGAGATCGAGTTTCGCGGAGTGTCGTTCGCGTATCCGTCGAACCCGGGGCGGCTGGTGTTGAATGATGTGAACCTGCGGGTGCGGAAGGGGCAGGTGGTGGCGCTGGTCGGGGCGAATGGCTCCGGCAAGACGACGCTAATGGCGCTGCTGCTGCGGTTCTTCGAGCCGACGCGCGGGCAGTTGCTGATCGACGGGCAAGACATCGCGGGCGTGACGCTGCGCTCGCTGCGGGAGCAGATCGGGCTGGTGACGCAGGAAGCCGTGGTTTTCTCCGACACGGTGCGGGCGAACATCGCGTATGGCGCGAACGGCGTGGCGGACGCGGACATTCGACGGGCAGCGCGGCTGGCGCGGGCTGAGGACTTTGTTGACTGCTTGCGGGTGGAGCACAGCGGGCGGACGACGACGGGCTACGACGCGCAGATTAGTGGGCGGACGCTGTCCGGGGGGCAGCGGCAGCGGATCGTGCTGGCGCGGGCAATCCTGCGCGACCCCCCGATCCTGATCCTGGATGAAGCCACGAGCCAGGTGGACAGCGAATCCGAGCGGAAGATCCAGGAGGCGCTGGAGGACGTGATGCAAAACCGGACGACGTTCATCATTGCCCATCGGTTCAGCACGATCGCGCGGGCGGACATGACCGTAGTCCTCGACGCCGGCCGCGTAGTGGGTGTCGGGCGGCACGAAGAACTGGTCAAGACCTGCCCGTTCTACGTCACGCTGGTGCGGACGCAGTTCGCGCAGGGGGTGTAA
- a CDS encoding DegT/DnrJ/EryC1/StrS family aminotransferase, with product MKRQINLSAQDITEAEINAVVAVLRSERLSLGPRIPEFEAEFTKRLGVKHAIACSSGTAGLHMCWRALGVGRGDEVITTPFSFIASSNSVMFDGGKPVFVDIDPLTWQLDPARIEAAITPHTKALLPVDVFGAPPDMDAIWEIARRHHLRVLEDSCEALGATYKGRPCGTVGEAGVFGFYPNKQMTTGEGGMVITNNDEIAFQVRSLRNQGRDPDGGWLAHPRLGYNYRMNDMQAALGTVQMRRLGEILAQRDRVAGLYRQRLAGESRVSLQKVPTDAKISWFVFVVRLSDDYTQADRDRILQQLQARGIGCNVYFPPIHLQQFYQEQLGYRAGDFPITEALASRTMALPFYNRMTEGDVDYVVKTLKSLL from the coding sequence GTGAAACGTCAGATCAATCTATCCGCCCAGGATATTACCGAGGCCGAGATCAACGCCGTCGTCGCCGTTTTGCGCTCGGAGCGCCTCAGCCTCGGGCCCCGCATCCCGGAGTTCGAGGCCGAGTTCACCAAGCGGCTCGGCGTCAAGCACGCCATCGCGTGCAGCAGCGGCACCGCCGGCCTGCACATGTGCTGGCGGGCGCTGGGCGTTGGCCGCGGCGATGAGGTGATCACGACGCCGTTCTCGTTCATCGCGTCCAGCAACAGCGTCATGTTCGACGGCGGCAAGCCGGTGTTCGTCGACATCGACCCGCTGACCTGGCAGCTTGACCCGGCCCGCATCGAGGCCGCCATCACGCCGCACACCAAGGCGCTGCTGCCGGTCGACGTCTTCGGGGCCCCGCCGGATATGGACGCCATCTGGGAAATCGCCCGTCGCCACCACCTGCGTGTGCTGGAGGACTCGTGCGAAGCGCTCGGCGCGACATACAAGGGCCGGCCGTGCGGCACGGTCGGCGAGGCCGGCGTGTTCGGCTTTTATCCCAACAAGCAAATGACGACCGGCGAAGGCGGCATGGTCATCACGAACAACGACGAGATCGCGTTCCAGGTCCGGTCGCTCCGCAATCAGGGACGCGATCCGGACGGCGGCTGGCTGGCGCATCCCCGGCTGGGCTACAACTACCGCATGAACGATATGCAGGCCGCGCTTGGCACGGTGCAGATGCGGCGCCTGGGTGAAATCCTTGCACAGCGCGACCGCGTCGCCGGCCTGTACCGCCAGCGTCTGGCCGGCGAGTCGCGCGTGTCGCTGCAGAAGGTCCCGACGGACGCGAAGATCAGTTGGTTCGTGTTCGTCGTCCGGCTGAGCGACGATTACACGCAGGCCGACCGCGACCGGATCCTGCAGCAGCTCCAGGCCCGCGGCATCGGCTGCAACGTGTATTTCCCGCCGATCCACTTGCAGCAATTCTACCAGGAGCAGCTCGGCTACCGGGCCGGCGATTTCCCGATCACGGAGGCGTTGGCATCGCGGACGATGGCGCTGCCGTTCTACAACCGCATGACGGAAGGCGACGTCGACTACGTAGTCAAGACGCTGAAGTCGCTGCTCTAG
- a CDS encoding fumarylacetoacetate hydrolase family protein has translation MKLARFVDADGRQLVGRLVDPHVAQPLAGELFGALAFADEYVPVHAFLPPVEPPNIFAIGRNYRAHAAETGSQLPAAPLIFQKATTALLADGQPIRLPRSAPHEVDFEAELAIVIGRQARRVSPEAALDFVLGYTCANDVSARDCQRNDKQWARAKSFDTFCPLGPWLVTRDELDPDNCAIRSRLNGELMQSANTQDMVFSCRRLISYVSEQFTLLPGTVILTGTPEGVGLARQPPVFLRAGDRIEVEIEGVGTLANPVALEE, from the coding sequence ATGAAGCTGGCGCGTTTTGTCGACGCGGATGGACGGCAGCTCGTCGGGCGGCTGGTGGATCCGCACGTCGCCCAGCCGCTCGCGGGTGAGTTGTTCGGCGCGCTGGCTTTCGCCGATGAGTACGTGCCTGTCCACGCGTTCCTGCCGCCGGTCGAGCCGCCGAACATCTTCGCCATCGGCCGCAACTACCGGGCCCACGCTGCCGAAACCGGGTCGCAGCTGCCCGCGGCGCCGCTGATCTTCCAGAAGGCTACGACCGCATTGCTGGCCGACGGGCAGCCCATCCGGCTGCCGCGCAGCGCCCCCCACGAAGTGGACTTCGAAGCCGAGCTCGCCATCGTTATCGGCCGGCAGGCGCGGCGCGTGTCGCCAGAGGCAGCGCTCGATTTCGTGCTGGGCTACACCTGCGCGAATGACGTTTCGGCCCGCGACTGCCAGCGCAACGACAAGCAGTGGGCGCGCGCGAAGAGCTTCGACACCTTCTGCCCGCTGGGGCCCTGGCTCGTCACGCGCGACGAGCTGGACCCCGACAACTGTGCCATCCGCAGCCGGCTCAACGGGGAGCTGATGCAGTCCGCCAACACGCAGGACATGGTGTTCTCGTGCCGCAGGCTGATCAGCTACGTGTCGGAGCAGTTCACGCTGTTGCCCGGCACGGTGATTCTGACCGGCACCCCCGAGGGGGTCGGCCTGGCGCGCCAGCCGCCGGTCTTCCTGCGCGCCGGCGACCGCATCGAAGTCGAAATCGAAGGTGTGGGGACCTTAGCGAATCCCGTGGCTCTGGAGGAATGA
- a CDS encoding GNAT family N-acetyltransferase, translating to MKPILIIPPAPARWPAIQELLRHKGEPWLTDLERRFVTGVPGAQDAYAVLPAGGPLLASACINKCGDVGLLGHCFTRPEHRRRGYARQLVETLLSWFDMTGGKWLLLGTTTELDEGLYRKFGFAPLRRAAWAPYDRLTMCRTGAGVTGDPFVTAADGVTVRELTRAAWPAMVTLLQYRPGPDPRVPLEESAVIAEAFTLDLIAHQERGACSLQGAFRGPRLVGLATVATDREGARTYAMLIPHADAPPELRAAVTELARGRGYTQVDFPMEGLGEWHHGDPLMAAAPPPVASAPEPPAVE from the coding sequence ATGAAGCCCATTCTCATCATCCCGCCCGCTCCGGCGCGCTGGCCCGCGATCCAGGAGCTTCTGCGCCACAAGGGCGAACCCTGGCTCACCGACCTCGAACGCCGCTTCGTGACCGGTGTGCCCGGGGCGCAGGACGCCTACGCCGTGCTCCCCGCCGGCGGCCCGCTGCTGGCGAGTGCCTGCATCAATAAGTGCGGCGACGTGGGCCTGCTCGGACACTGCTTCACCCGTCCCGAACATCGCCGCCGCGGCTACGCCCGGCAGCTCGTCGAGACCCTGCTGTCGTGGTTCGACATGACCGGGGGCAAGTGGCTGCTCCTCGGCACGACGACCGAGCTTGATGAGGGGCTGTACCGCAAGTTCGGGTTTGCCCCGCTCCGCCGCGCGGCCTGGGCGCCGTACGACCGGCTGACGATGTGCCGGACCGGAGCGGGCGTGACGGGCGACCCATTTGTCACCGCGGCCGATGGGGTCACGGTGCGTGAACTGACGCGCGCCGCCTGGCCGGCGATGGTGACGCTCCTGCAGTACCGACCAGGGCCGGACCCGCGTGTGCCGCTCGAGGAATCTGCCGTAATCGCCGAGGCCTTCACGCTCGATCTGATCGCGCACCAGGAGCGCGGCGCCTGCAGCCTACAGGGCGCGTTTCGTGGCCCGCGCCTGGTGGGGCTGGCAACCGTGGCCACCGATCGCGAAGGCGCCCGCACCTACGCGATGCTCATCCCGCACGCGGATGCACCCCCCGAGCTGCGCGCCGCCGTTACCGAGTTGGCGCGCGGCCGCGGCTACACGCAGGTGGATTTCCCCATGGAAGGTCTCGGCGAATGGCACCACGGCGACCCGCTCATGGCTGCGGCGCCGCCTCCCGTCGCCTCCGCGCCCGAACCTCCTGCCGTGGAATAG
- the guaB gene encoding IMP dehydrogenase: MADHAHSSKVIGEALTFDDVLLVPRRASVHPREIDVSTQLTRKIRINIPLLSAPMDTVTESSLAIALAQEGGLGIIHRNLSIEDQTREVHKVKRSESGVILDPVTLRPEDPVERAEVIMRLHNVSGIPITHADGVLVGILTRRDLKFLQSAGLRVADVMTRDNLITAPPNTKLDEAEAILKQHKVEKLLLVDERRRLAGLITMRDIERSREFPQRCSDERGRLRVGAAIGVHDYERAAQLIGADVDVLVVDTAHGHSDAVIETVKALRKQYKIEIIAGNVATADGVRDLTDAGADAVKVGIGPGAICTTRVVAGAGIPQITAILQCAADAKVPIIADGGIRFSGDVVKAIAAGASCVMLGSLFAGLEESPGQLVLWKGRRFKEYRGMGSLAAMALGSAERYGQSADQPKKMVPEGVEGRVPYRGRLSEYVYQLVGGLRQGMGYGGVRSIDELREQARFVRVTHAGIVESHPHDVVITKEPSNYAIDLATDE; the protein is encoded by the coding sequence ATGGCAGACCACGCACATTCCTCGAAGGTAATCGGCGAAGCGCTTACGTTCGATGATGTCCTGCTTGTGCCGCGGCGCGCGTCGGTGCATCCGCGCGAAATCGACGTCAGCACGCAGCTCACGCGCAAGATCCGGATCAACATTCCCCTGCTCAGCGCGCCGATGGACACGGTGACCGAGAGTAGCTTGGCCATCGCGCTCGCGCAGGAAGGCGGCCTCGGCATCATTCACCGCAATCTGAGCATCGAAGACCAGACGCGCGAGGTGCACAAGGTAAAACGCTCGGAAAGCGGCGTGATTCTCGATCCGGTGACGCTGCGGCCCGAGGACCCGGTCGAGCGGGCCGAAGTCATTATGCGGCTGCACAACGTGAGCGGTATCCCGATCACGCACGCGGACGGTGTGCTGGTCGGCATCCTGACGCGACGTGACCTGAAGTTCCTCCAGTCCGCGGGCCTGCGCGTCGCCGACGTCATGACCCGCGACAACCTCATCACCGCGCCGCCGAACACCAAGCTGGACGAGGCCGAGGCGATCCTGAAGCAGCACAAGGTGGAGAAGCTGCTGCTGGTCGATGAGCGTCGCCGGCTCGCCGGGCTGATCACGATGCGTGACATCGAGCGCTCCCGCGAGTTCCCGCAGCGCTGCTCGGACGAGCGCGGGCGGCTGCGCGTCGGGGCGGCGATCGGCGTGCATGACTACGAGCGGGCGGCGCAGTTGATCGGCGCGGACGTGGACGTGCTGGTCGTCGATACCGCGCACGGACACAGCGACGCCGTGATCGAGACGGTTAAGGCGCTGCGCAAGCAGTACAAGATTGAGATCATTGCGGGCAATGTGGCGACGGCAGATGGCGTGCGCGACCTGACGGACGCCGGTGCCGACGCGGTGAAGGTCGGCATTGGGCCGGGGGCGATTTGCACGACGCGGGTGGTCGCGGGGGCCGGCATTCCGCAGATCACGGCGATCTTGCAGTGTGCGGCGGATGCGAAAGTACCCATCATCGCGGACGGCGGAATCCGCTTCAGCGGCGACGTCGTGAAGGCAATCGCGGCCGGGGCTTCGTGCGTGATGCTCGGATCGCTGTTCGCGGGGCTGGAAGAGTCGCCGGGGCAGCTCGTGCTGTGGAAGGGCCGGCGGTTCAAGGAATACCGCGGGATGGGGTCGCTGGCGGCGATGGCGCTGGGGAGCGCAGAGCGCTATGGGCAGTCGGCGGACCAGCCGAAGAAAATGGTGCCGGAGGGCGTCGAGGGGAGGGTTCCCTACCGGGGCCGTTTGAGCGAATATGTATACCAACTCGTCGGCGGACTGCGGCAGGGCATGGGTTACGGCGGCGTGCGGAGCATCGACGAGCTGCGCGAGCAGGCGCGTTTCGTTCGCGTGACCCACGCCGGGATCGTGGAGTCGCACCCGCACGACGTGGTGATCACGAAGGAGCCGAGCAACTATGCCATCGACCTGGCGACCGATGAGTAA